A genomic window from Sorex araneus isolate mSorAra2 chromosome 2, mSorAra2.pri, whole genome shotgun sequence includes:
- the LOC101552207 gene encoding olfactory receptor-like protein OLF4 — translation MEQRNFTRITEFLLLGFSEDPNVRPFLFGLFLSMYLTTVLGNLLIILAVSSDPHFHTPMYFFLSNLSFVDICFTSTTVPKMLQNIQIHSNFISYKSCITQMSFFLLFAGLENFLLTVMAYDRFVAICHPLHYRVIMNPRLCGLLVLVCWVISSLHSLLETSLVLPLSFCPNTEIPHFICDLKQLVELACSDTFVNNLVLYLVSVLLAGGPLVGIFYSYTKIVSSILRISSAQGKYKAFSTCASHLSVVSLFYCSSIGVHLSSAGAHSSHASAIASVMYTVVAPMLNPFIYSLRNKDLKGALKTLFGSETKRDM, via the coding sequence ATGGAACAAAGGAATTTTACAAGAATTACAGAATTTCTTCTTCTAGGATTTTCTGAGGACCCCAATGTACGACCATTCTTGTTTGGgctcttcctgtccatgtacctgaccaccgtgctggggaacctgctcatcatcctggccgtcaGCTCAGATCCCCActtccacacgcccatgtacttcttcctgtccaacctgtccttcgtggacatctgtttcacctccaccactgtccccaagaTGCTGCAGAACATCCAGATACACAGCAACTTCATCTCCTACAAGAGTTGCATCACCCAGATgtcttttttcttgctctttgcAGGATTGGAGAACTTCCTGTTGaccgtgatggcctatgaccgctttgtggccatctgccaccccctgcactacagggtcatcatgaacccccgacTCTGTGGGCTGCTGGTTCTGGTGTGCTGGGTCATAAGCTCCTTACATTCCTTGCTCGAAACCTCTCTAGTGTTGCCGTTATCCTTCTGTCCAAACACGGAGATACCCCACTTTATCTGTGACCTCAAACAGTTGGTGGAACTTGCCTGCTCCGACACCTTTGTGAACAACTTGGTGTTGTATTTAGTATCTGTGCTGCTGGCCGGCGGTCCCCTGGTGGGGATCTTTTACTCTTACACTAAGATAGTCTCCTCCATACTTAGGATCTCTTCAGCTCAGGGGAAGTATAAAGCGTTTTCCACCTGTGCATCTCACCTCTCTGTggtctctttattttattgttcatcCATCGGCGTGCACCTGAGCTCTGCTGGTGCCCACAGCTCTCACGCCAGCGCCATCGCCTCAGTGATGTATACGGTGGTcgcccccatgctgaaccccttcatctacagcctcaggaACAAAGACCTCAAGGGGGCTCTGAAAACTCTGTTTGGGTCAGAAACCAAAAGAGACATGTAG
- the LOC101552480 gene encoding olfactory receptor 7A10-like, producing the protein METQNLTGMVQFLLLRFSEEQESQPLIFGLFLSMYLITVLGNLLIILAVSSDPHLHMPMYFFLSNLSFVDICFTSTTVPKMLLNIQTHSKAISYEGCITQMYFSILLAGLDNFLLTVMAYDCYVAICHPLHYTVIMKPRLCGLLVLVCWIVSVLHSLLEIFMALQLSFCKEVEIPHFFCELNQVVHLACSDTFLNDLVIYFSAGVLGGGPLGGILYSYCKIVSSIQRISSAQGKYKAFSTCASHLTVVSLFYCSAIGVYVSSTGTQNSQSISIASVMYTVVTPMLNPFIYSLRNKDIKGALKILTGKKTMKVPLS; encoded by the coding sequence ATGGAAACACAAAACCTGACAGGAATGGTACAATTTCTTCTTCTGAGATTTTCAGAAGAACAAGAATCACAACCCCTAATATTTGGgctcttcctgtccatgtacctgatcactgtgctggggaacctgctcatcatcctggccgtcagctcagacccccacctccacatgcccatgtacttcttcctctccaacctgtccttcgtggacatctgcttcacctccaccaccgtcCCCAAGATGCTGCTGAACATCCAGACGCACAGCAAGGCCATCAGCTATGAAGGCTGCATCACCCAGATGTATTTTTCCATCCTTCTTGCAGGATTGGATAACTTCCTTTTAACCGTGATGGCCTATGActgctatgtggccatctgccatcCACTGCACTACACAGTCATCATGAAACCCCGGCTCTGTGGACTGCTGGTTCTGGTGTGCTGGATCGTGAGTGTCCTGCATTCCTTGTTAGAAATCTTCATGGCGTTGCAACTGTCCTTCTGCAAAGAAGTGGAAATTCCTCATTTTTTCTGCGAACTCAACCAGGTGGTCCATCTTGCTTGTTCTGACACCTTCCTCAATGACTTGGTGATCTACTTTTCAGCGGGAGTTCTCGGGGGTGGTCCCCTTGGCGGGATCCTTTACTCCTACTGTAAGATAGTTTCATCTATACAGAGAATCTCCTCAGCTCAGGGGAAGTATAAAGCGTTTTCCACTTGTGCGTCCCACCTCACAGTGGTCTCCCTATTTTATTGTTCTGCTATAGGGGTGTATGTGAGCTCTACTGGTACCCAAAACTCACAGTCTATTTCTATAGCTTCCGTGATGTACACGGTAGTCACACcaatgctgaaccccttcatctacagtctCCGGAACAAAGACATCAAGGGGGCTCTGAAAATTCTCACTGGGAAGAAAACAATGAAAGTACCATTATCCTAG